In Cryptococcus neoformans var. grubii H99 chromosome 9, complete sequence, a genomic segment contains:
- a CDS encoding DNA polymerase lambda subunit, with protein MAPAIKREALSAKFWKVFDDLDDSGILEETGEERREYDESVRNEIDWKIQPVFKSEGPTTVVHVTETLMDDDPFIEHDTCSIPLPPRVASINVARTAHAFPFAESQPPPSFHPSLMGKTSTPRAHRLLRQESIESVSDEVCQPDEELPLKPKNETRMGSELSRHSVFTESPVPLASCITSIPVATSSATHLPSFRQSQFGGVSTPHTANVTFPNIPTPSFDEATPAGPSARPIAIKNSKHPPMTASPRRRAHTIDTPEYIPSPVDTPDTSRPAVGTFGRSPRDCIATPGPLGLLPLKGEANKKFQNLSKHFQAFVAKKDCGSVGGKNAAKRKVKQPVEKISGHSLGDGVFRGLRICLPPGEKPMSIQRQAWDQIIELGGTVVLYPDKATTHVIYDSHNRTKAKLAKLLRLQSLDELPLGTECVIWEWISQSKLNGVLLPVENFRSFRVDSLFSRAMSAGSLDQRNPRLAGTADQRLTGRTALESETESEESLPKKIRLQASVAQFYSNNPLRNAVTLSTAGPSKLRDSVPHHAVETEHTVSKGPGWKQGKEDQRDALDEMIEGVKDGILPEDEIVDDEQAAYSPSDDRGIEDDVDSAARFSKGGQEKSSKSEKGPNEWLAEKFDQLHDLYNGQVGKNPHSIRQYRNAAAAMRRTTFPITSGAQARKINGIGEALAERINEFISGVPGRAFYEDNEHARCVALFKDIYGVGRQYANELYQMGARTITDLRTGRFPLSPGQQIGLALYEDLRSLIPREECKQIFELIKLEAKTVDEKLWVEIMGSYRRGSETSGDVDILITRDDTDGKTHKGAIKKLVDKLKAKGVITHELSAPHDWNALEAKWMGVGRVGQSAIYRRIDILCVPYESWGASLIYFTGNELFNRSLRLYARKLGYNLNQRGLYRNVVRAIDGTKVLEGDRVASRTEEEIFQELGLRWRHPHHRRP; from the exons ATGGCTCCCGCCATCAAGCGCGAGGCGCTCTCCGCCAAATTCTGGAAAGTATTTGACGATCTGGACGACTCTGGGATACTGGAGGAGActggagaggaaagaagagagtaTGATGAGTCAGTAAGGAATGAGATTGATTGGAAAATACAGCCAGTTTTCAAGTCCGAAGGGCCCACTACAGTTGTCCACGTCACGGAGACTTTAATGGACGACGATCCTTTTATTGAACACGATACATGCTCGATCCCGCTACCTCCGAGAGTCGCATCAATCAATGTTGCACGGACCGCGCACGCCTTCCCTTTCGCCGAGTCTCAGCCGCCCCCCTCATTTCATCCATCACTCATGGGGAAGACGTCTACTCCTCGAGCTCATAGATTATTACGTCAGGAGTCGATAGAAAGCGTGTCAGACGAGGTCTGTCAGCCTGA TGAAGAACTTCCCTTAAAACCAAAGAATGAAACCCGAATGGGTTCTGAGCTATCTCGTCATAGTGTTTTCACCGAGAGTCCCGTTCCATTGGCCTCCTGTATAACTTCTATTCCAGTGGCCACTTCATCAGCAACTCATTTGCCTTCATTTCGCCAGTCTCAATTTGGAGGAGTGTCGACTCCTCATACTGCGAATGTGACTTTTCCTAACATTCCAACCCCGAGTTTTGATGAAGCTACACCTGCAGGCCCCTCAGCGAGACCTATAGCAATCAAAAACTCCAAGCATCCTCCCATGACAGCGTCCCCACGACGACGTGCCCATACTATCGACACACCTGAATACATACCTTCACCGGTCGACACACCGGATACTTCGCGTCCTGCAGTAGGCACATTTGGACGAAGTCCTCGTGATTGTATAGCCACACCAGGTCCATTAGGATTACTGCCCCTAAAGGGTGAGGCGAACAAGAAATTTCAGAATCTCAGCAAGCATTTTCAGGCCTTTGTGGCGAAGAAAGACTGTGGTTCTGTAGGCGGAAAGAATGCGGCAAAGAGAAAGGTAAAACAGCCCGTGGAGAAGATTTCCGGCCACAGTCTCGGAGACGGTGTTTTCCGAGGGCTGCGCATTTGCCTTCCTCCAGGGGAGAAACCGATGTCTATCCAAAGGCAGGCGTGGGATCAG ATTATAGAGCTTGGTGGTACTGTCGTCCTGTACCCTGATAAAGCTACTACACATGTCATATACGACAGCCATAACAGAACAAAAGCCAAACTTGCcaagcttcttcgtcttcaatCCCTGGACGAACTGCCGTTGGGAACGGAATGTGTGATATGGGAGTGGATATCTCAAAGCAAACTTAAT GGTGTCTTACTACCAGTTGAAAATTTCCGCAGCTTTCGGGTGGATTCATTGTTCTCTAGGGCGATGTCCGCTGGTAGCCTCGATCAACGCAACCCCAGACTGGCTGGTACGGCTGATCAAAGATTAACGGG GCGCACAGCGTTGGAATCGGAAACCGAGTCTGAAGAGTCGCTGCCCAAGAAAATTCGACTTCAAGCCAGTGTTGCTCAATTTTACAGCAACAATCCTCTACGCAATGCTGTTACTCTATCTACAGCAGGACCTTCAAAACTCAGAGATTCTGTTCCTCACCATGCGGTCGAGACTGAGCATACTGTTTCCAAGGGCCCAGGATGGAAacaaggcaaagaagatcAGAGAGATGCTTTAGACGAAATGATTGAAGGGGTCAAGGATGGAATCTTGCCTGAGGATGAG ATCGTGGACGATGAGCAGGCTGCGTATTCACCAAGCGATGATCGTGGTATAGAAGACGACGTTGACTCAGCTGCGAGATTCAGCAAGGGCGGACAGGAAAAGAGTAGCAAGAGCGAGAAGGGGCCCAATGAATGGTTAGCTGAGAAATTTGATCAGTTACATGATTTGTACAATGGTCAGGTGGGGAAGAATCCACATTCCATCAGACAGTACCGCAATG ctgctgctgctatGAGAC GCACCACGTTTCCCATCACAAGCGGGGCGCAAGCACGTAAAATCAATGGTATTGGCGAAGCTCTAGCTGAAAGA ATAAATGAATTCATATCTGGAGTCCCTGGTCGCGCCTTCTATGAAGATAACGAGCATGCTCGTTGTGTGGCCCTATTCAAAGATATATACGGCGTCG GTCGGCAGTATGCTAATGAACTGTATCAGATGGGCGCTCGCACCATAACTGACCTTCGTACCGGTcgttttcctctttcgcCCGGCCAGCAGATAGGTCTCGCTCTATATGAAGATCTCAGATCCCTAATACCTCGTGAAGAGTGTAAGCAAATCTTTGAGCTCATAAAATTAGAAGCCAAGACTGTGGACGAGAAGTTGTGGGTGGAGATCATGGGCAGTTATAGGCGAGGATCGGAAACTAGCGGCGATGTCGATATCCTTATCACTAGGGATGACACCGATGGTAAGACCCACAAGGGAGCAATCAAGAAGTTGGTTGATAAGTTGAAGGCCAAAGGAGTAATCACTCACGAG CTGAGCGCACCTCACGATTGGAATGCGTTGGAGGCGAAGTGGATGGGGGTAGGAAGGGTGGGGCAAAGCGCCATTTATAGACGTATCG ATATATTATGTGTACCATATGAGTCTTGGGGAGCTTCTTTGATTTATTTCACTG GTAATGAGCTT TTCAACCGTTCACTGCGATTATATGCCAGAAAATTGGGATATAACCTGAATCAGCGAGGTCTATATCGTAATGTGGTCAGAGCTATAGATGGAACTAAAGTGTTAGAAG GTGACCGCGTAGCATCAaggacagaagaagagatcttCCAGGAGCTGGGGTTGAGATGGAG acatcctcatcaccgTAGACCTTAA
- a CDS encoding sterol-binding protein, whose product MSIALALYCSHRQYSIQFLRTVLQSLHRISTVYTTLSSMSDLTEPGFKTSDVLSSLASVFEKMPDAEKKSQIKKTNGVFQLNVKNSQGKEAIWVIDLKNEGKVTKGPANRPDVSISLSDDTFIGLADGKVNAQKAFMTGGLKVKGNIMLATKLDAVLKNAKAKL is encoded by the exons ATGTCAATTGCGTTGGCTTTATATTGCAGCCATCGACAGTACAGCATACAATTCCTGAGAACTGTATTACAATCCTTACATAGAATTTCAACAGTTTATACCACCTTAAGCAGCATGTCAGACCTCACTGAGCCTGGTTTCAAG ACCAGCGACGTTCTTTCT TCCCTGGCTTCTGTTTTTGAGAAAATGCCTGATGCCGAAAAGAAGAGTCAAATTAAGAAG ACAAATGGAGTCTTTCAGCTTAATGTGAAGAACAgccaaggaaaagaagctaTCTGGGT CATCGATTTGAAGAACGAGGGCAAAGTTACGAAAGGTCCTGCCAACCGACCCG ATGTCTCAATTTCTCTAAGTGATG ACACCTTCATTGGCCTAGCAGATGGCAAAGTGAATGCACAGAAAGCCTTCATGACCGGCGGTCTTAAGGTTAAGGGCAAT ATTATGCTTGCG ACTAAGCTTGACGCCGTGTTAAAG AATGCCAAAGCGAAGCTCTAA